The Brevibacillus brevis genome contains a region encoding:
- a CDS encoding DUF1266 domain-containing protein gives MTKEAENEKEIDPKLSRYLHALSSVCLNQKQLAYYLAIHEYNRLRDTFLRLRIDNRWDTGDAAKTKERLTWLLEHGRRAEFDQHRHILSALSAANRSSYIPTLKKGDMESARQLIVYSYMNRLPHAGIAAFDYAWYLIICKAGAQQSYLPKADAVESMLDVAKRIQLAYSSWEEYLFAYACGNLYDEAGASKNTSKATEAHILKLLTGKYSPIREFDWKFDLTPYLSSPQVAIVPSFSS, from the coding sequence ATGACAAAAGAAGCAGAAAACGAAAAAGAGATCGACCCAAAGTTAAGCCGCTATTTGCATGCTCTCTCCTCTGTTTGTTTAAATCAGAAGCAGCTCGCGTATTATTTGGCAATCCACGAGTACAACCGCCTGCGCGATACGTTTTTGCGGCTTCGAATTGATAACAGATGGGACACAGGGGATGCTGCCAAAACGAAAGAGCGCTTGACCTGGTTGCTGGAGCATGGGCGAAGAGCTGAATTTGATCAGCATCGTCACATATTATCTGCACTCAGCGCTGCCAATCGTTCCAGCTACATCCCGACCTTAAAAAAAGGCGACATGGAGTCAGCCCGGCAGTTGATCGTGTACTCGTACATGAACAGACTCCCACATGCCGGCATTGCCGCCTTCGATTACGCTTGGTATCTCATTATTTGCAAAGCAGGCGCCCAGCAGTCCTATCTTCCCAAGGCAGATGCCGTAGAAAGCATGCTGGATGTAGCCAAGCGAATCCAACTCGCTTATTCGAGTTGGGAAGAGTATTTATTTGCCTATGCATGTGGTAATCTTTATGACGAAGCAGGCGCGTCCAAAAATACGAGTAAAGCAACCGAAGCTCATATTTTGAAGCTCCTGACGGGTAAGTACAGTCCGATCCGTGAATTTGACTGGAAGTTTGATCTAACACCTTACCTGTCCTCACCTCAAGTAGCAATCGTGCCTTCTTTTAGCAGCTAA
- a CDS encoding GNAT family N-acetyltransferase: MIRKAEPTDAAFAAPLIYDAIGDIAHTLTGATEAADAIRMMEEFFAKENNRLSYENAVIAMDGDVPVGLALFYHGSQTEVLDRPFVEHVQRLTGETITLVKEAKDDEFYLDSVAVDSSCRGKGIGSLLLDAFEKEAIQRGHDRIALLVDEEKPRARKLYESLGYREDGTVLVSGHKLSHMVKDISVKA; this comes from the coding sequence ATGATACGCAAAGCGGAACCCACAGATGCAGCTTTTGCTGCTCCATTAATTTATGATGCCATTGGAGATATTGCGCATACGTTGACAGGTGCAACGGAGGCAGCGGATGCGATTCGCATGATGGAGGAGTTTTTTGCGAAGGAAAATAACCGGCTCAGCTACGAAAACGCGGTGATTGCCATGGATGGAGATGTACCGGTAGGACTGGCGCTCTTTTATCATGGGAGCCAAACAGAGGTGCTCGATCGCCCCTTCGTTGAGCATGTCCAGCGTTTGACTGGTGAGACGATTACGCTTGTAAAAGAAGCAAAAGATGACGAATTTTATTTGGATTCTGTCGCGGTTGATTCCTCATGCAGAGGGAAGGGGATCGGATCACTTCTGCTGGATGCTTTTGAAAAAGAAGCGATTCAGCGCGGGCATGACCGAATCGCTTTGCTCGTTGACGAGGAAAAACCACGTGCGCGCAAGCTGTATGAATCGCTTGGCTATCGTGAGGACGGGACAGTGCTCGTAAGCGGGCATAAATTGAGCCATATGGTGAAGGACATATCTGTTAAGGCGTAA